A window of the Planococcus citri chromosome 4, ihPlaCitr1.1, whole genome shotgun sequence genome harbors these coding sequences:
- the LOC135845406 gene encoding uncharacterized protein LOC135845406 isoform X3: MMDCRNYWADGNRWNPYAIRPSTIQTTFKNGFAFHSEPGQLQELLCVVASASIWYRRIKEYPRKMENGVISIPWYHDFAADELYMSDMAQLPSSLKQMIDQYFRAVENSFAKWCKFHHLRVFQNRPDAGLDYDLVNFISWRADATIDWTETAINLVKSDVLNDEERYRIACIYCLVDDVERLWPITTNLDCPLIKYWNFRMNGEQCTFDEDPESSCVEASLLKNYCAETKSAFEYLWQFLTEHEQDLKVMDMANVTDDMTFLKFALLKLNERQLVLLMSKASGVFMCFDHDHLATSVVDALVIYLWTRIKNVITNHAFHSLIQGALTHAKYHGLAFEIWSSASNRLKNYILGDRFDGIKRTLLHAFIADRKDVRLLIELLSTRNADVRERIWRNHWRRIIIGVSPEYLQQIMELCLESDDIESFKKMHFCVYNKIKSYCGFMTSRGNFEGISKFLQFCSDDPEVIFNLRMNVLQLRRLIENGYSYPKIQDTFDMFLSEMFADMNQVNEFKRNLILGEESMACFRLAIIRGETMDISNLVDRVLSSRSDLNLAKSRLLELCRDFLISAKLEQIGRKDWYRFIKWCLHDDDDAVQNFKLLLPINQIYKTLFDKSVRRMRRIERYASSHKHFFKRLDYFLEWIFMTEKAVENFKLCKLFAYKRVESIRVLLESNDATLVDSVIAWFCNYDASQIEKFKVFMLRDSNNERCFKLDGDMYWRCELPSLF, translated from the coding sequence ATGATGGATTGTAGAAACTACTGGGCTGATGGAAATCGTTGGAATCCGTATGCTATACGACCAAGCACTATTCAAACAACATTCAAGAATGGTTTTGCTTTCCACTCGGAACCTGGACAATTGCAAGAATTACTGTGCGTCGTCGCTTCAGCTTCTATATGGTATCGCAGAATAAAGGAATACCCTCGTAAGATGGAAAATGGCGTAATTAGCATCCCCTGGTACCATGATTTCGCTGCAGATGAGCTGTATATGTCAGACATGGCGCAGTTACCTTCAAGTCTCAAGCAAATGATCGACCAATATTTCAGGGCAGTGGAGAACTCTTTCGCAAAGTGGtgcaaatttcatcatttgagagtttttcaaaatcgcccaGATGCGGGTCTCGATTACgatttagtaaattttatttcgtgGCGTGCCGATGCAACCATCGATTGGACGGAAACTGCTATAAATTTAGTCAAATCTGATGTTTTGAATGACGAAGAAAGATATCGAATCGCGTGTATTTATTGTTTGGTTGACGATGTAGAAAGATTATGGCCGATAACTACGAATCTCGATTGTCCGCTGATCAAGTATTGGAATTTTCGTATGAATGGCGAGCAGTGCACGTTTGATGAGGATCCCGAGTCTAGCTGTGTGGAGGCTAGTTTGCTGAAAAACTACTGCGCTGAAACTAAGTCGGCTTTCGAAtatctttggcaatttttgaccgAGCATGAACAAGACCTGAAAGTTATGGATATGGCAAATGTTACAGACGATATGACGTTCTTGAAGTTCGCATTGTTGAAATTGAACGAAAGGCAACTAGTGCTTTTGATGTCGAAAGCATCTGGTGTCTTCATGTGTTTCGACCACGATCACTTAGCGACTTCCGTAGTGGACGCTTTGGTAATTTATTTATGGACTCGGATTAAGAACGTGATCACGAATCATGCCTTTCATTCATTAATTCAAGGTGCTTTGACTCACGCGAAATATCATGGTTTGGCTTTTGAAATATGGAGCAGTGCTTCGAAtaggttgaaaaattatatcttGGGTGATCGTTTCGACGGAATAAAACGCACTCTGTTGCATGCCTTCATTGCTGATCGAAAGGATGTCAGATTGTTGATCGAATTGTTGTCGACAAGAAACGCCGACGTCAGAGAGAGAATTTGGCGAAACCATTGGCGTCGTATCATCATTGGCGTGTCTCCCGAGTACTTACAACAAATCATGGAATTGTGTCTTGAAAGTGATGACATAGAATCTTTcaagaaaatgcatttttgtgTGTACAATAAGATCAAATCGTACTGCGGATTTATGACGAGCCGTGGGAATTTCGAAGGCATTAGCAAATTTCTCCAGTTCTGTTCTGACGACCCCGAGGTCATCTTCAATTTAAGAATGAACGTGTTACAATTGCGCAGACTGATCGAGAACGGCTATTCGTATCCAAAAATACAGGACACTTTCGACATGTTTCTCAGCGAAATGTTCGCAGATATGAATCAAGTAAACGAGTTCAAAAGAAATTTGATTCTAGGCGAGGAATCTATGGCGTGTTTTAGGCTGGCCATAATACGAGGTGAGACCATGGATATTAGTAATTTGGTCGATCGTGTATTATCTTCAAGGTCGGACTTGAATTTAGCTAAAAGCAGATTACTAGAGTTGTGTCGAGATTTTCTAATTTCAGCCAAATTAGAACAGATTGGAAGAAAGGATTGGTATCGATTTATCAAGTGGTGTCTGCATGACGATGATGATGCggtgcagaatttcaaattgttgtTACCCATCAACCAGATTTATAAGACGTTGTTTGATAAAAGTGTGCGGCGAATGAGGCGGATTGAGCGATATGCTAGTAGTcataagcatttttttaaacggtTGGATTATTTCCTCGAATGGATTTTCATGACTGAAAAGGCTGTCGAGAATTTCAAACTTTGTAAACTTTTCGCGTATAAAAGAGTAGAGTCGATTAGAGTTCTACTCGAGTCTAATGATGCTACATTGGTCGATTCAGTTATCGCATGGTTTTGTAATTACGATGCATCCCAAATAGAGAAGTTCAAGGTTTTCATGCTTCGCGATTCGAATAATGAGCGATGTTTCAAGCTCGATGGTGACATGTATTGGAGGTGTGAATTACCttctttgttttga
- the LOC135845406 gene encoding uncharacterized protein LOC135845406 isoform X4, which produces MMAAKDIAVTDNKSHSIPCNRPGHLQELACVIASASIWYHKVKECRQESNIGNILLAFDGVHLSDIAGLPTVLRKMIDRRIKVVEYLINEWCYYHEAGFFWHREEDKDFFVDSVLFISWHNDGTINRKQTAKNLVESSLLSEVEKYEIACVYCLVDDVKKRWPTTTHLKHPLIEYWDCRMSGEQDSMDADPECSCVEASLLKKSAADTWPAFEYLWGFLTDDEQVQKVVGMSNSKDGAFLKHTLCMLNEDQLRRVMMSRTVFVFRSLFHETVAWVICIWNRVENMITVDEFFAIIRVALSEFRERGPLLIFEIWIRASDTLKNHVLVNHSEKVLEMFCSYSDYYGYDVDYFRNGRCKDVRLLIEMLSVRNAESREKIWREKWLLIIIGVSPEDLQRIMKLCLESDDEIASFKKAYLSNFSVICRYCFKIVKQGHFEELSEFIHFTSDDPEVIFDLRVNALKLKCVLEAGPRSFDSFEKYLRETFPDTDQLNEFKKNLILGGKSKSCFKQALRSDYFVENIHLFVEHVLSSMPELLTVAKSRLLEVCRDILISGVLRRVNDDNWDDFIKWCLHGSDEALENFKLLLPVDQIFKAMFEKCVQRVMRSKEESVRAGHVDAKKSFTGHGFMLDFFLRWIFPSREAIQNFKRGKLRALKNSEQMKFIFGSNDRHLMHTCLRWFCNDDKSQMNDFKVSWFSSLSNRRYPEGWRCKLPFLN; this is translated from the coding sequence ATGATGGCAGCGAAGGACATAGCGGTCACTGACAACAAAAGTCATTCGATTCCGTGCAACAGGCCTGGTCATCTGCAGGAGTTAGCTTGCGTCATTGCTTCAGCTTCTATATGGTATCACAAGGTTAAGGAATGTCGGCAAGAAAGTAATATCGGGAACATACTCTTGGCTTTTGACGGCGTCCATCTGTCGGACATTGCTGGGCTGCCTACAGTACTGCGAAAAATGATCGACAGGCGTATCAAGGTGGTTGAATATTTGATCAACGAGTGGTGCTATTATCATGAGGCGGGTTTTTTTTGGCATCGAGAAGAAGATAAAGATTTCTTTGTCGATTCGGTGCTTTTTATTTCGTGGCATAACGATGGAACCATTAACCGCAAGCAAACGGCTAAAAATCTGGTCGAGTCCAGTTTGTTGAGTGAGGTGGAGAAATACGAAATCGCATGCGTTTATTGTCTGGTCGATGATGTCAAAAAACGATGGCCAACAACGACGCATCTCAAGCATCCGCTGATCGAGTATTGGGATTGCCGTATGAGTGGCGAACAGGACTCGATGGATGCGGATCCAGAATGTAGCTGTGTCGAAGCTTCTTTGCTGAAAAAGAGCGCTGCTGATACTTGGCCAGCGTTCGAGTATCTGTGGGGATTTTTAACCGATGATGAACAAGTACAGAAGGTTGTAGGAATGTCTAACTCGAAAGATGGGGCATTCTTGAAGCATACGTTGTGTATGCTGAACGAAGATCAACTGAGGCGAGTGATGATGTCGAGGACCGTATTTGTTTTCAGGTCTCTTTTTCACGAAACGGTAGCTTGGGTAATTTGTATTTGGAATCGTGTTGAAAACATGATCAcggttgatgaattttttgcgataaTCCGTGTCGCACTTTCGGAGTTCCGTGAACGAGGGCCtcttttgattttcgaaatatgGATACGAGCTTCGGATACTTTAAAAAATCACGTATTAGTTAATCATTCGGAAAAAGTACTCGAAATGTTCTGTTCTTATTCTGATTATTACGGGTATGATGTGGATTATTTCAGAAATGGGAGGTGCAAAGATGTCAGGTTGTTGATCGAAATGTTGTCCGTGAGAAACGCCGAAAGTAGAGAGAAAATTTGGCGAGAGAAATGGCTCCTTATTATTATTGGCGTGTCGCCCGAAGATTTACAACGAATCATGAAATTGTGTCTTGAAAGTGACGATGAGATAGCATCATTTAAAAAAGCCTACTTGAGCAACTTCTCCGTTATCTGTCGCTATTGTTTTAAAATAGTGAAACAGGGACACTTCGAAGAGCTGAGCGAATTTATACACTTTACTTCTGACGACCCTGAGGTTATTTTCGATCTGAGAGTAAACGCCTTGAAGTTGAAATGCGTACTGGAGGCAGGACCCCGATCATTCGATTCTTTTGAAAAGTATCTTCGCGAAACGTTTCCCGATACAGATCAGCTAAATGAGTTTAAAAAGAACTTGATTCTGGGAGGTAAATCGAAGTCGTGTTTCAAGCAAGCTCTAAGGAGTGATTACTTCGTTGAAAATATCCACCTTTTCGTCGAGCATGTGCTTTCTTCGATGCCAGAGTTATTGACCGTCGCGAAAAGCAGATTATTAGAGGTATGTCGCGATATATTAATTTCAGGAGTATTGAGACGAGTGAATGATGATAATTGGGATGATTTCATCAAGTGGTGTCTGCATGGCAGCGATGAAGCCCTAGAGAACTTCAAGCTATTGTTGCcagttgatcaaattttcaaggcGATGTTTGAGAAATGTGTACAGAGAGTGATGCGATCGAAGGAAGAATCGGTGAGAGCGGGTCATGTTGACGCCAAAAAGAGTTTCACGGGACATGGTTtcatgttggatttttttctcagatgGATTTTTCCTTCGCGAGAAGCCATACAAAACTTCAAGCGTGGCAAACTTCGCGCATTGAAAAATTCCGAACAAATGAAATTCATATTCGGATCAAATGATAGGCATTTGATGCATACTTGTTTGAGATGGTTTTGCAATGACGATAAATCTCAGATGAATGATTTTAAAGTTTCTTGGTTTAGTAGCTTGAGTAATAGACGGTATCCGGAGGGTTGGAGGTGTAAATTaccttttttaaattaa